Proteins found in one Malassezia vespertilionis chromosome 5, complete sequence genomic segment:
- the RRP40 gene encoding exosome non-catalytic core subunit rrp40 (COG:J; EggNog:ENOG503P0K7; BUSCO:EOG09264XJC), with protein sequence MVIVLPGDVIPDAAQSVKDIKQGPSVLLSPGTTPDQTENVSLVAIRPGALGHVVNTHKDRKRKSNETASTQGWWVECDAHRYVSSTDDLVIGQVTARGAESYTVSLFSAHAATLPVLAFEGATRRNRPNLEIGALVYARIVHAEPWTEPELSCVDAVTNKAEAMGELKYDPETCATMVWPVSLALAHALNRRQHTLLSKVAKHFAFEAAVGANGLVWTKTSFPQHTIALGLILRAADKARHHISSMDVDRETSPDQEARTLHTRLGLLGDLSADEIARLIPHE encoded by the coding sequence atggTCATTGTACTGCCAGGGGATGTAATTccagacgctgcgcagaGCGTAAAAGACATAAAACAGGGACCAAGTGTTTTGCTGAGTCCAGGCACGACACCAGACCAAACGGAGAATGTCTCGCTCGTCGCAATCCGGCCGGGGGCGCTCGGCCATGTAGTGAATACCCACAAGGACCGCAAACGTAAATCGAACGAAACAGCGAGCACACAGGGATGGTGGGTTGAATGCGATGCGCACCGATACGTTTCCTCGACAGACGATCTTGTAATTGGACAGGtcacagcgcgcggtgcggaaAGCTACACGGTGTCACTTTTCtccgcacacgccgcgacgctccCCGTTCTCGCTTTCGagggcgcgacgcgccgcaaccGACCGAATTTGGAGATTGGTGCACTTGTATACGCCCGCATTGTGCATGCCGAGCCATGGACCGAGCCAGAGCTAAGCTGTGTGGACGCAGTTACCAACAAAGCAGAGGCTATGGGCGAGCTCAAATACGATCCCGAAAcctgcgcgacgatggTATGGCCGGTAAGTTTGGCACTTGCGCATGCGTTGAACAGGCGTCAGCACACGTTGCTATCGAAAGTCGCAAAGCATTTTGCATTCGAGGCCGCGGTCGGCGCCAACGGGCTAGTATGGACCAAGACTTCTTTTCCGCAGCATACCATCGCCCTTGGCCTTATTctgcgcgctgccgacAAGGCGCGACACCACATTAGCTCGATGGATGTGGATAGAGAAACGAGTCCCGATCAAGAAGCCCggacgctgcacacgcgGCTTGGCCTGCTGGGCGATCTGAGCGCGGATGAAATTGCGCGGCTTATCCCGCACGAATAG
- the NdufS4 gene encoding ndufs4 NADH dehydrogenase Fe-S protein subunit (EggNog:ENOG503P215; COG:C) — translation MTALRTVMMRNAALAGSSTVRPMCTSMRTFNKKEDPDFQAGVPESMGEGSRDLVAEQVNRIGEAAPMSVVSGAPNSLHQRVVRIYKPNKSATTSGKGGTREWRVDFDALAASGRWENPLMGWASTADHQQALSMKFDEKEDAVHFCQKQGWDFFIQEPHKAHIPPKSYSDIFKYAPGKLRIFQTK, via the exons ATGACGGCACTGCGTACGGTGATGAtgcgcaatgccgcgcttgcaggGTCAAGCACGGTGCGTCCCATGTGCACGTCTATGCGCACCTTCAACAAGAAGGAGGATCCCGATTTTCAGGCGGGCGTGCCGGAAAGCATGGGTGAAGGCTCTCGCGATCTGGTCGCCGAGCAGGTCAACCGCATCGGCGAGGCAGCGCCTATGTCTGTCGTGAGCGGTGCACCCA ACTCGCTCCATCAGCGTGTTGTGCGTATTTACAAACCGAATAAGTCTGCGACTACCTCTGGCAAGGGCGGCACTCGAGAGTGGCGCGTAGACTTTGATGCCCTAGCTGCGAGTGGCCGCTGGGAGAACCCGTTGATGGGCTGGGCGAGCAC TGCGGACCACCAGCAAGCTCTCAGCATGAAGTTTGACGAAAAGGAGGACGCTGTCCACTTTTGCCAGAAACAGGGGTGGGATTTCTTCATCCAGGAGCCACACAAGGCACATATTCCGCCCAAGTCGTACTCTGATATTTTCAAGTACGCGCCGGGAAAGCTCCGCATTTTCCAGACCAAGTAG
- a CDS encoding uncharacterized protein (COG:S; EggNog:ENOG503NW15), protein MVRYGQLVVGPPGAGKTTYCYGMYQFLSALERPVQIVNLDPANDAVPYPAAISLSELISVDDVMSELDLGPNGAMLYCMEYLEHNIDWLEERLAALDQDYILFDLPGQVELTTNHPSLKRILDRLQKTQDWRLVSVHLADATNITDPARYISLLILALRAMLMLELPHVNVLSKFDLLDEEQQHQLLFQIDYYTEVQDLSYITEHLAQTAPRLATMSRLLGDIVEDFGLVSFETLAVEEKESMLHLLQVLDRAIGYVAPGSA, encoded by the exons ATGGTCAGGTATGGGCAGCTTGTGGTAGGACCCCCGGGCGCTGGGAAAACAACCTACTG CTACGGTATGTACCAGTTCCTTTCCGCGCTAGAGCGGCCTGTACAGATTGTAAATTTGGACCCCGCAAACGACGCAGTGCCCTACCCAGCGGCCATCTCGCTGTCTGAGCTCATATCGGTAGATGATGTCATGTCCGAACTGGATCTCGGCCCAAAT GGCGCGATGCTGTATTGCATGGAGTATCTGGAACACAATATCGACTGGCTCGAGGAGCGGCTAGCCGCGCTCGATCAAGACTATATCCTCTTTGACTTGCCCGGGCAAGTCGAGCTCACGACGAACCATCCCAGTCTGAAACGCATTTTAGATCGCCTCCAAAAGACACAAGATTGGCGT CTTGTTTCGGTGCATCTTGCGGATGCCACCAACATTACCGACCCCGCTCGCTACATTTCACTCCTcatcctcgcgctccgcgccatgctcaTGCTCGAGCTTCCCCATGTAAATGTGCTCAGCAAGTTTGATTTGCTCGATgaggagcagcagcaccagCTAT TATTCCAAATCGACTACTACACCGAAGTGCAGGACCTGTCGTACATTACCGAGCATCTCGCACAgacagcgccgcgtttgGCCACCATGAGTCGTCTCTTGGGCGACATCGTGGAAGACTTTGGGCTTGTCTCGTTTGAGACGCTCGCCGTAGAGGAGAAGGAGTCTATGCTGCACCTGCTCCAGGTCCTGGACCGCGCCATTGGGTATGTAGCGCCTGGCAGCGCATGA
- a CDS encoding uncharacterized protein (EggNog:ENOG503P4UF) — protein MPVIDLIPTNISSTCGTFLTQLDQDNFFQQCTEPLIQATDIYTNATEGNTDAASLSESLDSLCRHSEGCEKSLVRQYISQFWDNCEAELEENDPSVMDLYNYIYIFNPFRDAICSRDKKNTYCLQSLSPFMASSPQPARRSVAADVVSDDEFWSQIMASIPTSNGTQDAAESLDPLQVFMFLSPSSSKDMLCSECAQHVLASYIAFEMGSPYALGLDRSDVLQSQQGIYEKARKECGQAFVDAVNQQANVQLFAESGGERTLPFSRISVLFVSLVALVSIL, from the coding sequence ATGCCTGTGATTGATTTGATTCCTACAAATATTTCCTCGACGTGTGGAACGTTCCTCACGCAGCTGGACCAGGACAACTTTTTTCAGCAATGCACAGAGCCGCTTATCCAGGCTACGGACATTTACACGAATGCTACAGAGGGCAACACGGACGCCGCATCCTTGTCGGAGTCATTGGACTCGCTATGCCGGCATAGCGAGGGCTGCGAAAAGTCATTGGTCCGGCAGTATATCTCGCAGTTCTGGGACAACTGCGAAGCCGAGCTGGAAGAAAACGATCCATCTGTCATGGACTTGTACAATTATATCTACATATTCAACCCATTCCGCGACGCGATCTGCTCACGAGACAAGAAAAACACCTACTGCCTGCAAAGCTTATCGCCATTTATGGCCTCTTCACCACAACCTGCCCGGCGCAGTGTAGCAGCCGACGTCGTTTCTGACGACGAGTTCTGGTCGCAGATTATGGCCTCGATCCCGACATCGAATGGCACACAGGACGCTGCCGAAAGCCTGGATCCCTTGCAGGTATTCATGTTCCTCTCTCCCAGCTCGTCCAAGGATATGCTGTGCTCAGAGTGTGCACAACATGTACTCGCCTCTTATATTGCGTTCGAAATGGGCTCGCCGTACGCACTGGGCCTCGATCGATCCGACGTACTGCAGTCCCAGCAAGGTATCTatgaaaaagcgcgcaaggaaTGCGGCCAGGCATTTGTCGACGCTGTGAATCAGCAAGCAAACGTGcagctctttgccgagtccggcggcgagcgcacacTGCCTTTTTCTCGCATCTCGGTCCTGTTTGTCTCTCTTGTGGCCTTGGTATCCATTCTCTAG
- the eaf1 gene encoding RNA polymerase II transcription elongation factor SpEAF (COG:K; EggNog:ENOG503NWQ0; BUSCO:EOG09261DG0) has protein sequence MSQEAMDAAVRSAVEASSSRVTLEELLSNVAASYRQETRRLYHMLNKVEHDLDEAGKINVPLTDDTSSVETNKERDSATALAQRVDTVSKSLRARAQHWIEAANMPPKDALGPQKHANPPPHPSQQYGAPAPARSSNHTALRIPPSPTLLTIPPEGELPDIDTPLPPTLKELAPNPLSATYASSLRPLMPDPMRRVTGIGVGGGAIHHRSARKSTARALTPARGAARGASTAPSPVDLWQWSIRARASPTAGLVRKANKCLLTRDWKVAFTEQKFVKSMMRIEQLKSQGLWSFRQPKRTKGPVERKTHWDYMLEEMRWLQTDYREERKWKIAVAYELAHQVVLWHRAPTFAAREALRAHYLRPKKEDTVVETSPEHMSESPSLETALDAEKTVAEVDSGEEKSVSPKPMGDEEGDADADGDIEPVPAEKVPTLAATDTMLSTENVSLRPDADKEVMLSDKLPLALLTAIRAPIFSMAMTTTSVSPWALLDNMDPSTTAALLQVGIADTPEVMQILNPDQLDLAKLFPELPQYAPPTQEDAHKGVGDKRRVEGAASHPSRLMHVSRLLDAKPALVSTLDPASNRANGQWTGSLDQALDMSETNASPWAAQSGSLLFARKAGKASRGYTHFFSAVPSTPALPETRAAQLSWSSEDDMFLAALAKQYPDNWSLVADIFNTARLVMSSERRTAWDCYDRLKWLQSESEPVKTEEEKLKRPAPKPEGARKKQHRSHLLEVMRKNAKRREQAQRQSAAAAAQANANGVKRNNAGSPDAHIQIKSIPTPTPQALSVLKAERDQAAIRQFFEQQRAAQMAYQQQQQQRLQLAQAQAKAQVQTQPQLQSSGAEQDSPGPGAKPEPVPNPPPTQSGQATPIQVAQTPQSQAQAPNATGSPNPNLLRVGQANAPFLTAQGQKQPLLFSQSNVPFIARNGSQPFFTIDPHAQHTNFANPSHAPVQQHSSGLDKKPAAQGASATARPPIVIAASPPQAQQQIRMGQTSGTGQAMRALHFQPGDDANTRGLTGTPNMAFPAMPALGAAHMQGQGTPPVAVRPSPSLPASQAMPHVAGQGVGTPAAGPPNLHALQQQLAITLAASHLSQEQINGLAVQLYKQAQQQQQQQQQQQQQQQQPVQSVQAPDTSTTQSPAFHAPGLPRYVPMTQSNAPGHAPLGLAYGVQPGMSPRPANSNAQSPTQ, from the exons ATGAGCCAGGAGGCGATGGACGCAGCTGTCCGCAGCGCTGTAGAAGCTAGCAGCAGTCGCGTCACGCTGGAAGAGCTTC TTAGCAATGTGGCTGCGTCGTATCGACAGGAAACTCGCCGGTTATACCACATGCTTAACAAGGTAGAACATGATCTTGACGAAGCTGGCAAGATCAATGTACCGCTCACGGACGATACGTCGTCGGTCGAAACAAACAAGGAGCGAGATAG CGCAACCGCTCTTGCTCAGCGTGTGGATACAGTCTCAAAatcgttgcgcgcacgcgctcaGCACTGGATAGAAGCGGCCAACATGCCCCCAAAGGATGCCCTAGGCCCCCAAAAGCATGCAAATCCTCCACCGCACCCCAGCCAACAATACGGtgcacctgcacctgctCGAAGCAGCAATCACACAGCGTTGCGGATCCCTCCAAGCCCTACATTGCTTACCATACCACCCGAGGGCGAGCTGCCAGATATCgacacgccgctgccgccgacgcTAAAAGAGCTCGCGCCGAATCCCTTGTCTGCGACCTATGCTTCTTCTCTGCGCCCTCTGATGCCCGATCCGATGCGCCGTGTCACGGGCATTGGCGTGGGAGGCGGCGCAATCCaccaccgcagcgcacgaaagagcacagcgcgtgcattgaCCCCCGCacgaggcgccgcgcgcggtgcgtcgaCAGCGCCTAGCCCGGTCGACCTGTGGCAGTGGAGTATCCGAGCGCGGGCGAGTCCTACGGCAGGGCTAGTGCGCAAAGCGAACAAGTGTTTGTTGACGCGCGACTGGAAAGTCGCGTTTACGGAGCAAAAGTTTGTCAAGTCCATgatgcgcatcgagcaACTGAAATCCCAAGGCCTCTGGAGTTTCCGCCAGCCCAAGCGCACAAAAGGGCCCGtggagcgcaagacgcatTGGGATTACATGCTAGAAGAAATGCGCTGGCTTCAGACGGATTACCGCGAAGAGCGCAAGTGGAAAATTGCGGTTGCGTATGAATTGGCGCACCAAGTCGTGCTCTGGCACCGAGCGCCGAcctttgcggcgcgtgagGCATTGCGTGCACATTACCTGCGCCCAAAGAAGGAGGATACCGTTGTGGAAACGAGCCCCGAGCACATGTCCGAGTCTCCATCGCTGGAAACGGCCCTCGACGCGGAAAAGACTGTGGCGGAAGTGGACTCGGGCGAGGAGAAGAGTGTTTCGCCTAAGCCTATGGGCGACGAAGAGGGCGATGCTGACGCTGACGGCGATATTGAGCCCGTTCCAGCCGAAAAGGTGCCGACATTGGCCGCGACTGATACCATGCTGAGCACCGAGAATGTTAGTCTTCGTCCAGACGCGGACAAAGAAGTGATGCTGAGCGATAAATTGCCCCTCGCGCTTCTCACGGCGATTCGCGCGCCCATATTTAGCATGGccatgacgacgacgagcgtCTCGCCGTGGGCCCTTTTGGACAACATGGACCCATCCAccactgcggcgctgctgcaagtCGGCATAGCCGACACACCAGAAGTGATGCAGATCCTTAACCCGGACCAGCTCGACCTTGCGAAACTCTTCCCCGAGCTTCCGCAATATGCGCCTCCCACCCAAGAGGACGCGCACAAAGGCGTGGGCGATAAACGGCGCGTCgaaggcgcagcgtcgcatcCTTCACGCCTCATGCATGTATCGCGCCTTCTGGACGCCAAGCCCGCCTTGGTGAGCACACTGGACCCTGCGAGCAACCGCGCAAATGGGCAATGGACGGGCAGTTTAGACCAGGCGCTCGATATGAGCGAGACAAACGCAAGCCCGTGGGCTGCACAGTCAGGCTCGCTCCTCTTTGCACGCAAGGCTGGAAAAGCGAGCCGCGGCTATACACACTTTTTTTCTGCCGTGCCCTCTACGCCTGCATTGCCcgaaacgcgcgcggcgcaactTTCGTGGAGCAGCGAAGACGACATGTTTTTAGCGGCACTTGCGAAACAGTACCCGGATAACTGGTCGCTGGTAGCCGACATTTTcaacacggcgcgcctAGTCATGTCCTCCGAGCGGCGTACCGCTTGGGACTGCTACGACCGCCTGAAGTGGCTCCAGTCGGAATCCGAGCCGGTGAAAACAGAGGAGGAGAAGCTCAAGCGCCCAGCGCCAAAGCCcgaaggcgcgcgaaaaaagcaGCACCGCAGCCACCTGCTCGAAGTGATGCGCAAGaatgcaaagcgccgcgagcaggcgcagcgccagtcggcggcggcggcggcgcaagcaaaCGCCAACGGCGTCAAACGCAACAATGCCGGCTCGCCGGACGCACATATTCAGATCAAATCGATcccgacgccgacgccgcaggcgctgAGTGTACTcaaggccgagcgcgaccaAGCAGCGATTCGCCAATTCTTTGAGCAGcaacgcgctgcacagaTGGCCTACCAACAGCAGCaacagcagcgcttgcagctcgcacaggcacaggcCAAGGCACAGGTGCAAACGCAGCCCCAGTTGCAGTCGTCCGGCGCCGAACAAGACTCGCCGGGGCCCGGTGCAAAGCCAGAGCCTGTGCCGAAcccgccgccgacgcagAGCGGACAAGCGACGCCGATCCAAGTCGCACAGACGCCGCAgtcgcaagcgcaagcgcccaACGCAACCGGCTCGCCGAACCCAAACTTGTTGCGTGTGGGGCAGGCAAATGCGCCTTTCCTTACTGCCCAGGGCCAGAAACAGCCGCTGCTGTTTTCGCAAAGCAACGTGCCGTTCATTGCACGCAACGGCTCGCAGCCGTTCTTCACCATCGACCCACACGCGCAGCATACCAATTTTGCGAACCCCAGCCATGCGCCTGTACAGCAGCACTCTAGCGGACTCGATAAAAAACCGGCAGCTCAAGGAGCAAGtgccacggcgcgcccgCCGATAGTCATTGCTGCGAGCCCtccgcaggcgcagcagcagatcCGGATGGGCCAAACATCAGGCACTGGGCAGGctatgcgcgcgctccatTTCCAGCCCGGCGATGACGCTAACACGCGAGGGCTTACCGGCACGCCAAATATGGCGTTCCCTGCAATGCCTgccctcggcgctgcgcacatGCAGGGTCAAGGTACGCCGCCGGTAGCTGTGCGCCCCAGCCCCAGCCTCCCAGCCAGCCAAGCGATGCCGCACGTCGCCGGACAGGGTGTCGGGACGCCGGCAGCCGGCCCGCCAAATCTACACgctttgcagcagcagctggcGATCACGCTTGCGGCGTCGCACCTGAGCCAGGAGCAGATCAATGGACTTGCGGTCCAGCTGTacaagcaggcgcagcaacAACAGCAGCaacagcagcagcagcagcagcagcagcagcagccgGTACAGTCGGTACAAGCCCCCGATACAAGCACGACGCAATCGCCTGCTTTCCATGCGCCGGGCTTGCCGCGCTATGTCCCTATGACGCAGAGCAATGCCCCAGGGCATGCTCCCCTTGGTCTCGCGTACGGAGTCCAGCCCGGCATGTCGCCCAGACCGGCGAATAGCAATGCACAGTCGCCGACGCAGTAG